One Bifidobacterium angulatum DSM 20098 = JCM 7096 DNA window includes the following coding sequences:
- a CDS encoding ABC transporter substrate-binding protein: MKFKTIAAATLAVATMLGMGACGSSTGAKDDKTITFWHNATAGDGKQYWEDMAKAFEKKTGVKVQIQAIQNEDFEGKLTTAMQDPASGPDVYMTLGGAKTKDMVDAGQVMDISDKISDTVKKQMSSALESMSYDGKVYGVPVTVQPGGIWYSKDLFKQAGIDAAPTTFSELKTDVQKLRSAGIDPIALGGKDAWPVGHWYYWLSMRECSPKAYAKGVNDKDFSDSCWTKAGDDLKDLLDANAFNEGFLTTTAQQGASSSAGLLANHKAAMELMGTWEPGVLKDLTPDKKPMADLGFFAFPTVDGGKGEEGALMGAVTGFAVNPEAPDAAVDFVNFMAEKSNQEKYATAFSTIPASAEAYDAVTDENLKSIIEAMKKSDGMQLWMDTALGGNIGNALNSGVVNLLSGQGTSADIVKAMKDAAAKG; this comes from the coding sequence ATGAAGTTCAAAACCATTGCAGCTGCCACTCTTGCGGTGGCGACCATGTTGGGCATGGGTGCCTGCGGCTCCAGCACTGGTGCCAAAGACGATAAGACCATTACGTTCTGGCATAACGCAACAGCTGGTGACGGCAAGCAGTATTGGGAGGATATGGCCAAAGCGTTCGAGAAGAAGACTGGTGTCAAGGTTCAGATTCAGGCCATCCAAAATGAGGATTTCGAAGGCAAGCTGACCACCGCTATGCAGGATCCCGCCTCCGGCCCGGATGTGTACATGACCCTTGGTGGTGCCAAGACCAAGGACATGGTTGATGCCGGTCAGGTAATGGATATTTCTGATAAGATTAGTGACACCGTCAAGAAGCAGATGTCTTCTGCGCTGGAGTCCATGTCCTATGACGGCAAGGTCTATGGTGTTCCAGTCACTGTGCAGCCTGGTGGCATCTGGTATTCCAAGGATCTGTTCAAGCAGGCTGGCATCGATGCCGCGCCGACCACCTTCAGCGAGCTGAAGACCGATGTACAGAAGCTTCGCAGCGCTGGCATCGATCCGATCGCACTCGGCGGCAAGGATGCTTGGCCGGTCGGTCACTGGTACTACTGGTTGTCCATGCGCGAATGCTCTCCGAAGGCCTACGCCAAGGGCGTCAATGACAAGGACTTCTCCGACTCCTGCTGGACCAAGGCCGGAGATGATCTGAAGGATTTGTTGGATGCGAATGCTTTTAACGAAGGATTCCTCACCACGACGGCCCAGCAGGGCGCCAGCTCGTCCGCAGGTCTGCTGGCCAATCATAAGGCTGCGATGGAGCTCATGGGCACATGGGAGCCTGGAGTTCTCAAGGACCTGACTCCGGACAAGAAGCCAATGGCTGACCTTGGCTTCTTCGCCTTCCCGACCGTGGACGGAGGAAAAGGCGAGGAAGGTGCTTTGATGGGCGCTGTGACCGGTTTCGCTGTCAATCCCGAGGCTCCGGACGCTGCTGTTGATTTCGTCAATTTCATGGCTGAGAAATCAAATCAGGAGAAATACGCCACTGCGTTCAGCACCATTCCGGCTTCCGCCGAAGCTTACGATGCGGTTACCGATGAAAATCTTAAGAGCATCATCGAAGCTATGAAAAAGTCCGATGGCATGCAGCTGTGGATGGATACCGCTCTCGGCGGAAATATTGGCAACGCTCTTAATTCCGGAGTGGTGAATCTGCTTTCCGGACAGGGGACTTCGGCTGACATCGTCAAGGCGATGAAGGACGCAGCGGCCAAGGGCTGA
- a CDS encoding glycoside hydrolase family 43 protein codes for MTATITITNPILSGMYPDPSWIWDDEFQRIVLVTSTFELVPGLPIYVSEDMTCWKHVSNVIDADLARRLLIPFVDDSGGVYAPTLRRIHGKYVIACTIARLDDRRAMEGGCTESELMRFHAAEGNFILEADSIEGPWRGPFWIEGAEGIDPDIFEDGDGNVYWTQTRPAVNPQWEGQTEVWTQRINPETWTFVNDGLPAGSGKTVIWRGYGVESVWAEAPHLYRVGDYVYLMTAEGGTSFEHSEMAMRIYAPHGLLRAFEAYEQEASESGECIPQVRDGERCYLGTAIRAFHADKKNPILTHRHLGLSEPLQCVGHADLLLHPELGWWLVCLGVRETRGKRDGELLSYLGRESFVAPVSWEHNPADWKLDGNGALDTHEGDPGWPVTCAGLGRLADEITVTTEDDGITIEPRVKSSLAGDVEPALVDVADGSTNGVVVRDERDVSYRRIAKLPTLMPIPMSGSLVIRQNSTHYAVFSMRGTDVRYEMVNGDDSQAGSVAVVQADGVRPAVLFDDNRLSVIVTGMHGPVDSATFVRQGQVLLSVDARFLSTEWAGGFVGCMAGFMA; via the coding sequence ATGACCGCGACTATTACCATTACCAATCCCATTCTTAGTGGAATGTATCCTGATCCGAGTTGGATTTGGGATGATGAGTTCCAGCGAATTGTGTTGGTGACTTCTACTTTTGAGCTTGTCCCAGGCCTTCCCATTTACGTTTCCGAGGATATGACGTGCTGGAAGCATGTGTCGAATGTGATAGATGCTGACTTGGCAAGGCGCCTGCTTATTCCTTTCGTGGATGATTCGGGCGGCGTCTATGCGCCGACGCTGCGCAGGATTCATGGCAAATATGTGATTGCATGCACCATTGCCCGTCTTGATGATCGCCGTGCTATGGAAGGTGGTTGCACAGAAAGCGAGCTGATGCGGTTCCACGCCGCGGAGGGCAATTTTATTCTTGAAGCGGATTCTATCGAAGGGCCATGGCGTGGCCCGTTCTGGATTGAGGGCGCTGAAGGCATCGATCCAGACATATTCGAGGACGGGGACGGCAACGTGTACTGGACCCAGACCCGTCCTGCGGTCAATCCGCAATGGGAAGGCCAGACCGAGGTCTGGACCCAACGCATTAATCCGGAGACTTGGACTTTTGTCAATGACGGTCTTCCTGCGGGATCGGGCAAGACGGTAATATGGCGCGGATACGGTGTGGAATCGGTGTGGGCTGAAGCGCCGCATCTCTATCGCGTGGGTGATTATGTGTATCTGATGACCGCCGAGGGGGGCACCAGTTTCGAACATAGCGAAATGGCCATGCGCATCTATGCGCCGCATGGACTGCTTCGGGCGTTCGAAGCTTACGAACAGGAAGCATCCGAATCGGGTGAGTGCATTCCGCAGGTTCGTGACGGGGAACGCTGCTATCTTGGCACCGCAATCCGTGCCTTCCACGCGGATAAGAAGAATCCGATTCTCACCCACCGACATCTGGGTTTGTCGGAACCGCTGCAATGCGTGGGACATGCGGACCTGTTGCTTCATCCGGAACTGGGATGGTGGCTGGTGTGTCTCGGCGTGAGGGAGACGCGGGGAAAGCGTGACGGCGAATTATTGAGCTACTTGGGAAGGGAGAGCTTTGTCGCTCCGGTATCCTGGGAACATAATCCGGCCGATTGGAAGCTGGACGGCAACGGTGCATTAGATACGCATGAGGGTGACCCCGGATGGCCAGTGACTTGCGCTGGTCTTGGCCGCTTGGCCGACGAGATCACGGTTACTACTGAAGACGATGGCATCACCATCGAGCCTAGGGTGAAATCCTCGCTCGCCGGTGACGTGGAACCTGCGCTGGTGGATGTGGCTGATGGCTCGACGAACGGTGTGGTGGTGCGCGACGAGCGTGATGTCAGCTACCGCAGAATAGCGAAACTGCCGACGCTCATGCCGATTCCCATGTCCGGTTCTTTAGTGATCCGGCAGAATTCCACACATTACGCGGTGTTTTCGATGCGTGGCACGGATGTGCGCTACGAGATGGTGAATGGAGACGATTCGCAAGCTGGGTCTGTTGCCGTCGTACAGGCTGACGGAGTGCGTCCGGCGGTACTTTTCGACGACAACCGCTTGTCGGTCATCGTGACTGGCATGCATGGTCCGGTTGATTCTGCGACGTTCGTGCGTCAGGGGCAGGTTCTGCTGAGTGTCGATGCTCGTTTCCTCAGCACCGAATGGGCCGGTGGATTCGTCGGTTGCATGGCCGGCTTCATGGCATAG
- a CDS encoding LacI family DNA-binding transcriptional regulator: MRNTTKKATVRLSDIAKETGYSLSTVSKALNGRADVSEETRQTINAALKRYGYSRKATGAKSQRIIEIVFQDFDNVWALEVLRGAIREAKQHDLSIITTEGGNRQHPDSSWIDNMLHRQVNGAILVFSNLTRIERNKLHSRGIPFVLFDPFGNPDLDTLSVHADNWTGGVIATRHLLSLGHTRIGIITGPEEMMCSKARLDGYTSALAEHGIEADPELITEGDFTTAGGYAQSISLLERPNRPTAIFAGSDLQAMGVYEAARQLGLRIPEDVSVVGFDDVQTAAFLGPALTTVRQPLQDMARAAVRMLVEALSTNDVIQPHIIMPTSLVVRNSTQQLEG; the protein is encoded by the coding sequence ATGCGCAATACGACAAAGAAAGCTACGGTACGACTCTCTGACATAGCTAAAGAGACCGGTTATTCCCTTTCCACCGTATCCAAGGCGCTCAACGGCAGAGCCGACGTTTCCGAAGAGACACGGCAAACCATCAACGCGGCGTTGAAACGGTATGGGTATTCCCGTAAAGCGACAGGCGCGAAAAGCCAACGAATTATCGAAATCGTGTTCCAAGATTTCGATAATGTCTGGGCTCTTGAAGTGTTACGCGGAGCCATCCGCGAAGCCAAACAACACGATCTGAGCATCATCACCACCGAAGGTGGCAATCGGCAGCACCCGGACTCATCCTGGATCGACAACATGCTTCACAGGCAGGTGAACGGCGCCATCCTCGTTTTCTCGAACCTGACACGTATCGAACGGAACAAGTTGCATTCCAGAGGCATTCCCTTCGTTCTGTTCGACCCATTCGGAAATCCGGATCTGGACACGTTGTCAGTGCATGCGGACAACTGGACCGGAGGCGTAATCGCCACCAGGCATCTACTCTCACTCGGACATACCCGCATAGGCATCATCACCGGACCGGAGGAGATGATGTGTTCCAAAGCACGTCTGGACGGATATACATCAGCGCTTGCGGAACATGGAATCGAAGCCGATCCCGAACTTATCACCGAAGGCGATTTCACCACTGCCGGCGGTTACGCACAGTCCATCTCCCTGTTGGAACGACCGAATCGTCCGACCGCAATCTTCGCCGGCAGCGATCTGCAGGCCATGGGCGTCTACGAGGCGGCAAGGCAGCTGGGATTACGTATTCCCGAGGATGTATCCGTGGTCGGATTCGACGATGTGCAGACTGCCGCATTCCTCGGCCCGGCGCTGACCACCGTACGGCAGCCGCTCCAAGACATGGCAAGGGCCGCCGTACGCATGCTGGTCGAGGCGCTGTCCACCAACGACGTGATCCAACCGCACATCATCATGCCGACATCGCTAGTGGTACGCAACAGCACACAGCAACTCGAGGGTTAA